A stretch of the Lolium perenne isolate Kyuss_39 chromosome 3, Kyuss_2.0, whole genome shotgun sequence genome encodes the following:
- the LOC127340592 gene encoding very-long-chain enoyl-CoA reductase, protein MKVSVVSRSGREVVKGGIQLSDDAKVADLHEAIHAKTKKYYPARQRLTLPVQPGKSGKPVVLNQKASLSDYCEKGSGSLTVVFKDLGPQVYYSTLFFWEYVGPLFIYPIFYYLPVYKYFGYEGERVIHPVQTYAMYYFCFHYFKRIMETFFVHRFSHATSPVSNVFRNCAYYWTFGAYIAYYCNHPLYTPVSDLQMKIGFGIGIVCQIANFYCHILLRNLRSPTGSGGYQIPRGFLFNIVTCANYTTEIYQWLGFNIATQTVAGYVFLAVAAAIMTNWALGKHSRLRKLFDGKDGRPKYPRRWVILPPFL, encoded by the exons ATGAAGGTCTCCGTCGTCTCCCGGAGCGGCCGCGAGGTCGTCAAGGGAGGAATCCAGCTCAGCGACGAC GCCAAGGTCGCGGATCTGCATGAGGCCATCCACGCCAAGA CTAAGAAGTATTATCCCGCTAGGCAACGGCTCACCCTCCCTGTACAACCTGGAAAATCTGGAAAGCCAGTTGTACTCAACCAAAAGGCCAGCCTATCGGATTACTGTGAGAAGGGTTCCGGGTCCCTTACCGTGGTCTTCAAAGATTTAGGCCCGCAGGTCTACTACAGCACACTGTTCTTCTGGGAATATGTGGGCCCTCTTTTCATCTACCCCATCTTCTACTACCTCCCCGTATATAAGTACTTTGGATATGAGGGAGAGCGGGTCATCCATCCTGTCCAGACCTACGCCATGTACTACTTCTGCTTCCACTACTTCAAGCGGATCATGGAGACGTTCTTTGTCCACCGCTTCAGCCATGCAACTTCTCCGGTGTCAAATGTCTTCCGGAACTGCGCCTACTACTGGACCTTCGGGGCCTACATTGCTTACTACTGCAACCACCCTCTTTACACTCCTGTGAGTGATCTACAAATGAAGATTGGGTTTGGCATTGGGATCGTGTGCCAGATCGCAAACTTCTACTGCCATATCCTGCTGAGGAACCTCCGCAGCCCGACCGGCAGCGGTGGTTATCAGATCCCACGTGGTTTCTTGTTCAACATCGTGACATGTGCGAACTACACTACGGAGATCTACCAGTGGCTGGGCTTCAACATCGCCACGCAGACCGTGGCCGGTTACGTCTTCCTCGCCGTCGCTGCGGCCATCATGACCAACTGGGCGCTCGGGAAGCACAGCCGTCTCAGGAAG CTGTTCGACGGGAAGGATGGACGGCCCAAGTATCCTCGCCGGTGGGTGATTCTCCCCCCGTTCCTGTGA